A genomic window from Martelella lutilitoris includes:
- a CDS encoding SapC family protein — MKNNGLPLFYSAPQVLRFEDHKDLVLERKQDFSFAAKANAVPLSPAEFVPASRHYPIVFVKGDPLPAAVAVTGLKGGQNLFVSADGKWKEGAYIPAYVRRYPFILIQSEDKSQTVLGFDEGCDRIKPADEAENGTALFAEDGKAGEATAPMMEFCNSFHQASLRGNDFAKALKEQDLLVDKQVNMSFANKSHYRLDGLLVVDEERFRNLPQDVLIDWHKNGFNDAVVLHLASTQNWQVLLDLNEKASPAKAA, encoded by the coding sequence ATGAAGAATAACGGACTCCCGCTCTTTTACAGTGCGCCGCAAGTCCTGCGTTTCGAGGACCACAAGGATCTCGTGCTCGAACGCAAGCAGGACTTTTCCTTTGCCGCCAAGGCCAATGCGGTGCCGCTGTCGCCCGCTGAATTCGTCCCGGCGTCGCGCCATTACCCGATCGTTTTCGTCAAGGGCGACCCTCTGCCCGCCGCAGTCGCGGTGACCGGCCTCAAGGGGGGACAGAACCTCTTCGTCAGCGCGGACGGCAAGTGGAAGGAGGGGGCCTATATCCCCGCCTATGTCCGCCGGTACCCCTTTATCCTGATCCAGTCGGAGGACAAGAGCCAGACCGTGCTTGGCTTTGACGAGGGCTGTGACCGCATCAAGCCCGCCGATGAGGCGGAAAACGGAACGGCGCTTTTTGCCGAGGACGGCAAGGCCGGCGAGGCGACGGCGCCGATGATGGAATTCTGCAACAGTTTTCATCAGGCCAGCCTGCGCGGCAATGACTTCGCCAAAGCCCTCAAGGAGCAGGACCTTCTGGTCGACAAGCAGGTCAACATGTCGTTCGCCAACAAGAGCCACTACCGGCTCGACGGTCTTCTTGTCGTCGATGAGGAGCGGTTCCGCAACCTGCCGCAGGATGTGCTGATCGACTGGCACAAGAACGGCTTCAACGATGCGGTCGTGCTGCATCTGGCCTCGACCCAGAACTGGCAGGTACTGCTCGATCTCAATGAAAAGGCCTCGCCCGCCAAGGCGGCCTGA
- a CDS encoding invasion associated locus B family protein has product MTIINRKAFGAAFAGAMFLATAAGAQQPEPVAASDTTVSYGDWSQHCMLVQIQKADEKEPGPPQRVCEATQTLNVQQQEGGQVQRILTVAVGSLPGMDAPRLVVQTPANVDLRAGVTFTVGGEPAGQPVKGGAVGSAAAGKDMMMTYVTCGQVCAADMELTADQMKELKVAKAASVSFKIMNGQEVALPLSMKGFSAAVSAAPPVN; this is encoded by the coding sequence ATGACTATCATCAACAGGAAAGCTTTCGGCGCCGCCTTCGCGGGCGCCATGTTCTTAGCCACCGCGGCCGGCGCCCAGCAGCCGGAGCCGGTTGCGGCCTCCGACACGACCGTTTCCTACGGCGACTGGTCGCAGCACTGCATGCTCGTGCAGATCCAGAAGGCCGACGAGAAGGAGCCCGGGCCGCCGCAGCGCGTTTGCGAGGCAACCCAGACGCTCAATGTGCAGCAGCAGGAGGGCGGCCAGGTTCAGCGCATCCTGACGGTGGCCGTCGGTTCGTTGCCGGGCATGGATGCGCCGCGTCTCGTGGTGCAGACGCCCGCCAATGTCGATCTGCGCGCCGGCGTGACCTTTACCGTCGGCGGCGAGCCGGCCGGACAGCCGGTCAAGGGCGGCGCGGTTGGCTCGGCCGCGGCAGGCAAGGACATGATGATGACCTATGTGACCTGCGGACAGGTCTGCGCCGCCGACATGGAGCTTACGGCCGACCAGATGAAGGAGCTGAAGGTAGCCAAGGCCGCATCGGTCTCCTTCAAGATCATGAACGGCCAGGAGGTCGCGCTGCCGCTTTCGATGAAGGGGTTCTCCGCAGCCGTTTCGGCCGCTCCCCCCGTCAACTGA
- a CDS encoding beta strand repeat-containing protein — translation MSANFRSSTEGPFSNGHVAPGATKDGGHKPRPLSRFLSGTAFTTLLLASGAALYCGMPQQASALDLYWNAPGDSGAVIGDGSPIVALDGTWSVGGNLNWTNAGNTQPGVTWSNAPGTNAHFIGPAGAHPVIDIVGNINFDTIYLGAPNGAGGHTNYYLIRGTGAFYMAPAAGSNHSTLVGMVPNTQSFAVPIHNSQDGSVTDLYIESSDGTLGGGLITFVTDMQYTGATHIKSGALSIGGLDASGLPGPYYDASVNGDIIMSNNAGLALYSATKDQTVSNRIYTETASDTNARIDIRNGGSTHKLILTSSNPDYVGKVNISGILSGTGGFGGAVDLIYSGSLYNRQGSTLTLGTSVTFTRDTTGITADLEEATAGQPLFVTSGALDVSLASLTATVQGNAPVYNIFQYGGTLTPAPGTIFASATVTGLPQGKMYELNAVDPNAVVNSPGMIRLITYDSQTGETAQYWNGGAPAPGYTSNPLTGGSGTWIAGLGNWAQMDGSNSTAWAGSVGYFQGNTGGTVTVIGSLGFDRLVFSAQEYHLIAGTGGALQMSPRLHTVGEIDVDTVTATIAVDITDGMNRAPVPAAVNSLTKGGTGTLVFTGNKTYSGGTTISAGTLQLGDGTTNSTILAGITIAAGATLAVNQSASQPTLSFTNVLTAAADNTNPPIFHVMGAGQLDFSSDSNTFLGQTNVTAGTFNMLANSVLGGTVALTGGTLNGGGTINGNVAVTGGTLKGTGTINGDVTVSQTGTIAGDYSTTPALMIVGALTLGNGSTLNVTLDPNPGANPSPALITVTTLNMTAGNVVFMPANLVAGHRYNLIHFTSSATGAASQLTLMNNPNNYQLLSDPVAGPGFLYILAQSAGGQQIFWHPRATPADFGHDGTWDAATSTNWTDSTGQPPHTVWVQSDVAMFTGNAGTVTVDSTAPINVNGMQFTVSGYELVGANATSALTLDATPGAVSISVSGTAQDNAKIGVILGDGGNAVPVDASVQHDRRLCGHARRRHHGQYGGRHGLADRHAIRPAFLCRQSASARSLDLRDAERDLFPCRPEQQHNLAGGRQPTGRILEPRPERGSEFARRRRQLDRDGRPCLVR, via the coding sequence ATGTCTGCTAATTTTCGCAGTTCGACTGAGGGTCCTTTCAGCAACGGTCATGTTGCGCCTGGCGCGACAAAAGATGGCGGGCACAAGCCTCGCCCGCTTTCCCGTTTCCTGTCGGGCACGGCATTCACGACGCTGCTTCTGGCGAGCGGGGCGGCGCTTTACTGCGGCATGCCCCAGCAGGCCTCTGCCCTGGATCTCTACTGGAATGCGCCCGGGGACTCGGGGGCAGTGATTGGCGACGGCTCGCCCATCGTCGCCCTCGACGGCACATGGTCGGTCGGCGGAAACCTGAACTGGACGAACGCCGGCAACACCCAGCCAGGCGTGACATGGTCCAACGCCCCGGGCACCAATGCCCATTTCATCGGCCCGGCCGGGGCGCACCCCGTGATCGATATCGTCGGCAACATCAATTTCGACACGATCTATCTCGGCGCGCCGAACGGCGCCGGCGGCCATACGAATTATTACCTCATCCGGGGCACCGGCGCCTTCTACATGGCCCCGGCCGCAGGCAGCAACCACTCAACCCTCGTCGGCATGGTCCCGAACACTCAGAGCTTTGCCGTGCCGATCCACAACAGTCAGGACGGCAGTGTGACCGATCTCTACATCGAAAGCTCGGACGGCACGCTGGGCGGCGGCCTGATCACCTTCGTCACGGACATGCAATATACCGGCGCCACCCACATCAAGAGCGGCGCCCTCTCGATCGGCGGCTTGGATGCCTCTGGTCTCCCGGGACCCTATTACGACGCCTCGGTCAATGGCGACATCATCATGTCGAACAATGCCGGCCTTGCCCTTTATTCGGCGACAAAGGACCAGACCGTCAGCAATCGCATTTACACCGAAACCGCCAGCGATACCAACGCGCGGATTGATATCCGCAACGGCGGCTCCACCCACAAGCTGATCCTGACCAGCAGCAATCCCGACTATGTCGGTAAGGTGAATATTTCCGGCATTCTCTCCGGCACGGGCGGGTTCGGCGGTGCGGTGGATCTCATCTACAGCGGCTCACTCTACAACCGGCAGGGCAGCACGCTCACGCTCGGCACATCGGTTACGTTCACGAGAGATACGACGGGGATAACGGCCGATCTGGAAGAGGCCACCGCCGGCCAGCCCCTGTTCGTCACCAGCGGCGCGCTCGATGTTTCCCTGGCGTCGCTCACAGCCACCGTCCAGGGCAATGCGCCCGTCTACAATATCTTCCAGTATGGCGGCACGCTCACCCCGGCGCCCGGAACCATCTTCGCAAGTGCAACGGTTACAGGCCTGCCTCAGGGCAAAATGTATGAGCTCAATGCGGTTGATCCCAACGCTGTTGTGAATTCGCCGGGCATGATCCGGCTCATCACCTATGACAGCCAGACCGGCGAGACCGCGCAATACTGGAACGGCGGCGCACCCGCACCCGGCTATACCAGCAATCCGCTCACCGGCGGGTCCGGTACATGGATCGCGGGACTTGGAAACTGGGCCCAAATGGATGGCTCGAATTCAACCGCCTGGGCAGGGTCGGTCGGCTATTTCCAGGGCAACACGGGCGGAACGGTAACCGTTATCGGCTCGCTGGGTTTCGACAGGCTCGTGTTCTCGGCCCAGGAGTATCACCTGATCGCGGGAACGGGGGGCGCACTACAAATGTCGCCGCGCCTCCACACAGTCGGCGAAATCGATGTGGACACGGTGACGGCGACGATTGCCGTGGACATCACCGACGGCATGAACAGGGCGCCAGTGCCGGCGGCGGTGAACAGCCTGACGAAGGGCGGCACCGGCACGCTCGTCTTTACCGGCAACAAGACCTATTCGGGCGGCACCACGATCAGCGCCGGTACGCTGCAGCTCGGCGACGGAACGACGAACAGCACGATTCTGGCCGGCATCACGATTGCTGCCGGTGCTACCCTTGCCGTCAATCAGTCGGCAAGCCAGCCTACTCTGTCCTTTACCAATGTTCTGACAGCCGCCGCCGATAATACGAACCCTCCCATTTTCCATGTGATGGGAGCCGGACAGCTCGACTTTTCCAGCGACAGCAACACATTTCTAGGGCAGACGAATGTTACGGCGGGCACTTTCAATATGCTCGCCAACAGCGTGCTCGGAGGAACGGTGGCGCTGACCGGCGGCACGCTGAACGGCGGCGGCACGATCAACGGCAACGTGGCGGTGACCGGCGGTACGTTGAAAGGTACCGGCACGATCAACGGTGACGTGACGGTCAGTCAGACCGGGACGATCGCGGGCGATTATTCGACGACCCCGGCCCTGATGATCGTCGGCGCCTTGACGCTCGGCAACGGGTCGACGCTGAACGTGACGCTTGATCCGAATCCAGGCGCGAACCCGTCGCCAGCGCTGATTACAGTGACCACGCTGAACATGACCGCCGGCAATGTGGTTTTCATGCCGGCCAATCTCGTTGCCGGGCATCGCTACAATCTGATCCACTTTACCTCCTCCGCGACCGGTGCCGCAAGCCAGCTTACCCTCATGAACAACCCGAACAATTACCAGTTGCTCAGCGATCCGGTGGCAGGGCCCGGCTTCCTTTACATTCTGGCCCAGTCGGCCGGCGGTCAGCAGATCTTCTGGCATCCACGGGCGACCCCCGCCGATTTCGGCCACGATGGCACCTGGGATGCGGCCACGAGCACGAACTGGACGGATTCCACCGGTCAACCGCCTCATACCGTCTGGGTTCAATCCGATGTGGCGATGTTCACTGGAAATGCCGGTACGGTCACGGTCGACAGCACTGCGCCGATTAACGTCAACGGCATGCAGTTCACAGTAAGCGGATACGAACTTGTTGGTGCGAATGCCACCTCCGCGCTAACGCTCGACGCTACGCCCGGCGCTGTTTCGATCTCGGTCAGTGGAACAGCCCAGGATAACGCGAAGATCGGCGTTATCCTCGGTGATGGGGGAAATGCGGTACCGGTCGATGCCTCTGTTCAGCACGACCGGCGACTTTGTGGCCACGCTCGGCGGCGTCATCACGGTCAATACGGTGGGCGGCACGGCCTTGCCGATCGGCACGCAATACGCCCTGCTTTCTTATGTCGGCAATCGGCCAGCGCTCGATCTCTTGACCTTCGCGACGCCGAACGCGACCTATTCCCTTGCCGACCCGAACAACAACACAATTTGGCTGGTGGTCGGCAACCCACCGGACGAATTCTGGAACCCCGACCAGAACGAGGCTCCGAATTTGCTCGGCGGCGACGGCAGCTGGACCGCGACGGGCGGCCTTGCCTGGTCCGATGA
- a CDS encoding autotransporter domain-containing protein, with the protein MEFDIGPYSFTGGALTLTSAAGGPVKIDVTDASATVTMGVELAELAAGTQVEKDGPGTLELTAVSSYTGQTSISAGTLILSGATMPLQGAIDVANVAGAALAVNATQTMTFGTSNVLTSGGSRARFNIQAGTVAFNSQSPGFSGITTVSNGATLTGTGELGGTVLVQQNATLEAPLPTQPTLTAGTTSLFLQPGANLAVTLNATPPAPGTAAPIATGILSTGTNRLMVTVQGGGNLADGTYPLIDYATTYNGDPSMIDVSSVPVNNNTYHRAIAASTAGGSGTLVLAVGPDAYSYWNGVHQQPTMPPTPNGAGGPGTWNADMTNWTNPRGDATGPWAQGGYAIFATTGGAVDVDSRAAVTEFIKVAGMEFNADGYSLRPQAGTDSLVLMAFPGTNAASITVGQDAMNNPYTATIGVALQGTVGLTKNGPGTLGLTTANSYQGDTLVNEGTLEVTDAGAVPGDISISQTATWNWAVTGNQSFDGVISSIGAGGGGTFNVNAGINGSLQLTAANTFTGVTNVPQNVTLNVTGPAGSPGTAALLGTINVMRGGTLQGYGALGDVHIHTGGKYVFGVPVGNNLPPATTLTAQSLAMDDGSTFVVGADFSTNSVGMLTVANEVHLDTGTIYGQISHTKADPDLSALPIYYPVIQAPQGSTYNAAFQANGSTFEYSLKLVERAGNPGILYLEVGPAGVMELCAALPSEACGVVSSIRSLAGQEKFWALRNIRIDEAEEVLPQLSGDVYASSDAAMVAGSRYLRNATGEQVRGSLGGVSTGAGISAVSNYAAEPSPVATPFGAFEEDNGGIGVWAAGYGAWSSMDGSGVAAKMTDSVGGFFLGADAAAFGSMRFGAVAGFGQSTYKVDAHNAKGTSDDYTFGLYGGGEWGGFGVDFGTAYTWHSVSTNRSVYASTFTDHLSGSYDAGTFQVYGGLGYGFDVTDSFTLEPYADAAYINQHSDAFTETGGIAALSYQSQTMNTGFTTVGLRGAWEFDIGGYQNRLSASAGWRHGFGDLDPQAAFTFAGSDPFGVTGTPLAEDQAVLSIGWDTQFSDTVSVGVNYTGQFAGGNRSQNVTAKLNIRF; encoded by the coding sequence ATGGAGTTCGATATCGGCCCATACAGCTTCACCGGGGGCGCTCTGACGCTGACCAGCGCCGCCGGCGGTCCGGTCAAGATTGATGTGACCGATGCAAGCGCAACGGTCACGATGGGCGTGGAACTCGCGGAGCTTGCCGCCGGCACGCAGGTGGAAAAGGACGGGCCCGGGACGCTGGAGTTGACAGCGGTCAGTTCCTATACGGGCCAGACGTCAATTTCGGCCGGAACGCTGATCTTGAGCGGCGCAACCATGCCGCTCCAGGGTGCGATTGATGTGGCCAACGTGGCGGGCGCCGCGCTCGCCGTCAATGCGACCCAGACAATGACGTTTGGCACCAGCAACGTGCTGACCTCGGGCGGAAGCCGCGCCCGGTTTAACATTCAGGCCGGCACCGTCGCATTCAACAGCCAGAGCCCGGGCTTCTCCGGCATTACCACCGTTTCCAACGGGGCCACGCTGACCGGGACCGGTGAACTGGGCGGTACCGTTCTCGTGCAGCAGAACGCCACGCTTGAGGCGCCGCTGCCCACCCAGCCGACGCTGACTGCGGGAACGACTTCGCTCTTCCTTCAGCCTGGTGCGAACCTGGCGGTAACCCTCAATGCCACGCCGCCTGCCCCCGGAACAGCGGCGCCGATCGCGACGGGGATCTTGAGTACCGGGACCAACAGGCTGATGGTGACCGTCCAGGGCGGAGGCAACCTGGCGGATGGCACCTATCCGCTGATCGACTATGCTACCACCTATAACGGCGACCCAAGTATGATCGATGTTTCGAGCGTGCCTGTAAACAACAATACATACCATCGGGCAATTGCCGCGTCGACTGCCGGCGGCTCCGGAACCCTGGTTCTGGCTGTCGGTCCGGATGCCTATTCCTACTGGAACGGTGTCCATCAGCAGCCGACGATGCCGCCCACGCCCAACGGCGCCGGCGGCCCCGGGACCTGGAATGCAGACATGACCAACTGGACGAACCCGCGGGGCGACGCCACGGGCCCTTGGGCGCAGGGTGGCTATGCCATTTTCGCAACCACGGGAGGGGCCGTCGACGTCGACAGTCGCGCGGCAGTGACCGAGTTCATCAAGGTCGCGGGCATGGAGTTCAATGCCGACGGCTATTCGCTTCGCCCGCAGGCCGGCACCGACAGCCTCGTCCTGATGGCGTTTCCGGGAACCAACGCTGCGTCCATCACCGTCGGTCAGGATGCCATGAACAACCCCTATACCGCGACGATCGGGGTTGCGCTTCAGGGTACGGTCGGGTTGACCAAGAACGGGCCCGGCACTCTCGGGCTGACCACGGCCAACAGCTATCAGGGAGATACGCTGGTCAATGAAGGCACGCTCGAGGTGACCGATGCAGGCGCCGTGCCGGGCGACATCTCCATCAGCCAGACGGCGACCTGGAACTGGGCTGTCACCGGTAACCAGAGCTTTGACGGCGTCATCTCTTCGATCGGCGCCGGCGGCGGCGGGACGTTCAACGTCAATGCAGGAATAAATGGCAGCCTGCAGCTGACGGCCGCGAACACCTTCACCGGGGTTACCAATGTGCCGCAGAATGTGACGTTGAACGTGACCGGACCGGCCGGATCGCCTGGAACTGCTGCTCTCCTTGGCACGATCAATGTGATGCGTGGCGGCACTCTGCAGGGGTATGGTGCCCTCGGCGACGTCCATATCCATACAGGTGGCAAGTATGTTTTCGGTGTTCCCGTGGGGAACAATCTGCCGCCTGCAACAACCTTGACGGCGCAGAGCCTGGCGATGGACGACGGGAGCACATTTGTCGTGGGGGCCGATTTCTCAACCAACTCTGTCGGCATGCTGACGGTAGCGAACGAGGTCCACCTCGATACCGGCACGATCTACGGCCAGATCAGCCACACGAAAGCGGACCCTGATCTCAGCGCCCTTCCCATCTACTATCCGGTTATCCAGGCCCCGCAAGGCTCGACCTACAATGCGGCATTTCAGGCGAACGGATCTACGTTTGAGTATTCGCTCAAACTCGTGGAACGCGCAGGCAATCCCGGCATTCTCTATCTGGAAGTCGGACCTGCCGGTGTGATGGAATTGTGCGCCGCGCTTCCTAGCGAGGCATGCGGGGTTGTTTCTTCGATCCGGTCGCTTGCCGGGCAGGAGAAGTTCTGGGCGTTGAGGAATATCCGTATTGACGAGGCGGAGGAGGTTCTGCCGCAGCTTTCGGGTGATGTCTATGCGTCGAGCGATGCGGCGATGGTTGCGGGCAGCCGGTATCTTCGCAATGCGACCGGCGAGCAGGTGCGCGGGTCGCTCGGCGGGGTTTCGACGGGAGCGGGGATTTCGGCGGTGAGCAATTACGCGGCCGAACCGAGCCCGGTCGCCACGCCCTTCGGCGCCTTCGAGGAGGACAATGGCGGCATCGGGGTCTGGGCCGCGGGCTACGGCGCGTGGTCGAGCATGGACGGCAGCGGCGTTGCCGCGAAGATGACGGATTCGGTCGGGGGCTTCTTCCTCGGCGCGGATGCGGCAGCCTTCGGTTCGATGCGCTTCGGCGCGGTCGCCGGCTTCGGCCAGTCGACCTACAAGGTCGATGCGCACAATGCCAAGGGCACGAGCGACGACTATACGTTCGGCCTTTACGGCGGCGGCGAATGGGGCGGCTTCGGCGTCGATTTCGGCACGGCCTATACCTGGCACAGCGTCTCGACCAACCGCAGCGTCTATGCCTCGACCTTCACCGACCATCTGTCGGGCAGCTATGACGCGGGCACGTTCCAGGTCTATGGCGGGCTCGGCTACGGCTTCGACGTGACCGACAGCTTCACGCTGGAGCCCTATGCGGATGCGGCCTATATCAACCAGCATTCGGACGCGTTTACGGAAACGGGCGGGATTGCCGCGCTGTCCTACCAGAGCCAGACGATGAACACCGGGTTTACGACGGTGGGCCTGCGGGGCGCGTGGGAATTTGACATCGGCGGTTACCAGAACCGGCTGTCGGCATCTGCCGGCTGGCGCCACGGCTTCGGCGATCTCGATCCGCAGGCGGCCTTCACCTTCGCGGGATCTGATCCCTTCGGCGTGACGGGCACGCCGCTTGCCGAGGACCAGGCGGTTCTGAGCATCGGCTGGGACACGCAGTTCTCCGATACGGTGAGCGTGGGCGTCAACTATACCGGCCAGTTCGCAGGCGGCAACCGAAGCCAGAACGTCACCGCAAAGCTCAATATCAGGTTCTAG